A genomic window from Actinomycetaceae bacterium MB13-C1-2 includes:
- a CDS encoding helix-turn-helix domain-containing protein, translating into MLKSGRATPIHFSTLDAICKVLECQPGDILEYAPDS; encoded by the coding sequence GTGTTGAAGAGCGGTCGTGCCACGCCGATCCACTTCTCGACGTTAGACGCAATCTGCAAGGTCCTAGAGTGCCAGCCGGGAGACATCCTGGAATACGCCCCGGACAGCTAG
- a CDS encoding NTP transferase domain-containing protein has protein sequence MGTLSTESWSRPKTTAVVLAAGTDQESRELLTAELSDSTVVQLALDNVREVIPPDRIIVVVSKGDTKIRELLGPELTYVEQSEALGTGNAVALAQDSIPADTEQLLVTYGDTPLLRADSLRGLLNRHHLLAADFSLLTAHVDQPLPYGRVQRGDSGRVAAIIEPEDLADSAQNHEINVGSYVAAPATLLEKIDSLAKQDEHRLTEVARSFIDEGQRISTYRIYDTDEVQGINTDEELQKAADIVLKRLFMPKKDTDTTIKFGTGGWRAIIGEGYTLGNLRRLSQAIANEATRQGIEDKGVVIGGDRRFLSRESAEAAAEVFAGNNIPVTLLPDDVPTPLVTFAAPYLGAAYGIIITSSHNPPNWNGVKVFRADGSLPLDVETDRYQDEANALTVDDVISLDLALAKKAGIVVEKSLTDPYIDAIEEIVDVEEVRGRGLRVIVDPMYGTSQLTLGTILSDMRVQSEFIHSSHNPLFGGVAPAPDSERLSALIGMIKAGEGKYDLGMATDGDSDRIGIVDETGEYITTNDLLLLLYWYLHEVRGEKGGVVRNVATTHLLDRLAHHFGEEVRECKVGFKHVTAGMEEIDAVMGGESSGGLTIRGWILGKDGIFACALVAEMLARTGKRISELREMIYQITGRLYQLEAGVPATPEMRVAVPRRLEAEPLTHIGPYPVVEVRREDGVKIMLENDNWALLRFSGTEPVLRMFVEADSPEKAQELLDWLKGFVTA, from the coding sequence ATGGGGACGTTATCCACCGAGTCATGGTCCAGGCCGAAGACAACCGCTGTCGTCTTAGCCGCAGGGACCGACCAAGAGTCCAGGGAGTTGCTCACCGCCGAGCTCTCAGACAGCACCGTCGTTCAACTTGCCCTCGATAATGTTCGCGAAGTAATCCCGCCCGATCGAATCATTGTCGTCGTCTCCAAGGGCGACACAAAGATCCGTGAACTTCTGGGACCAGAACTCACCTACGTAGAGCAGTCCGAGGCTCTAGGCACCGGCAACGCCGTCGCGCTCGCCCAAGATTCCATTCCTGCCGACACCGAGCAACTATTAGTTACGTATGGCGATACGCCCTTGCTTCGGGCGGACTCTCTGCGGGGACTCCTAAACCGTCATCATCTTCTTGCTGCAGACTTCAGTTTGCTTACCGCTCACGTCGACCAGCCACTACCCTACGGCCGGGTCCAGCGTGGCGACTCCGGGCGCGTAGCAGCGATCATTGAACCAGAAGACCTAGCCGACTCGGCGCAAAACCACGAGATCAACGTGGGGTCCTACGTTGCTGCCCCCGCTACTCTGCTTGAAAAAATCGATTCTCTCGCAAAGCAGGATGAGCACCGCCTCACCGAAGTCGCCCGTAGTTTCATCGACGAAGGCCAAAGAATCTCCACATACCGCATCTACGACACTGATGAGGTTCAGGGAATAAATACGGATGAGGAACTACAAAAGGCAGCCGACATCGTCCTCAAACGCCTATTCATGCCTAAGAAAGACACCGACACCACCATCAAATTCGGCACCGGCGGCTGGCGCGCAATCATTGGCGAGGGATATACCCTTGGCAACCTGCGCCGCCTCAGTCAAGCCATCGCGAACGAGGCCACCCGCCAGGGTATCGAAGACAAGGGAGTCGTCATCGGCGGTGACCGGCGTTTCCTCTCACGTGAGTCCGCCGAGGCCGCCGCCGAAGTCTTCGCCGGCAACAACATCCCCGTGACTCTATTGCCCGACGATGTTCCGACCCCACTTGTCACCTTCGCCGCCCCCTACCTTGGCGCGGCTTACGGCATCATCATCACCTCGTCCCACAACCCGCCCAACTGGAACGGCGTCAAGGTGTTCCGCGCGGACGGCTCGCTGCCCTTGGATGTTGAGACTGACCGCTACCAGGACGAGGCAAACGCACTCACAGTCGATGACGTCATTTCCCTTGACCTAGCCCTCGCCAAGAAGGCGGGCATTGTCGTCGAGAAGTCTCTGACCGACCCCTACATCGATGCCATTGAGGAGATCGTGGACGTCGAAGAAGTCCGGGGACGAGGCCTGCGTGTCATCGTCGATCCGATGTACGGCACCAGCCAACTTACCCTGGGGACGATCCTCTCGGATATGCGCGTCCAATCAGAGTTCATCCACTCTTCCCACAACCCGCTCTTCGGCGGAGTTGCCCCTGCCCCCGACTCCGAACGCCTCTCTGCCCTCATCGGCATGATCAAGGCGGGCGAGGGAAAATACGATCTAGGGATGGCAACGGACGGCGATTCCGACCGCATCGGGATCGTCGACGAGACCGGCGAGTACATCACCACGAACGACCTGCTACTCCTCCTCTACTGGTACCTGCATGAGGTACGAGGAGAAAAGGGTGGTGTCGTCCGCAACGTCGCCACTACACACCTCCTCGACCGCCTCGCCCACCACTTCGGCGAGGAAGTCCGCGAGTGCAAAGTCGGTTTCAAGCACGTAACCGCTGGAATGGAAGAGATCGACGCAGTCATGGGCGGTGAGTCGTCGGGGGGCCTGACTATCCGTGGCTGGATCCTCGGCAAGGACGGAATATTTGCCTGCGCACTGGTGGCTGAAATGCTGGCCCGCACCGGCAAGCGCATCTCTGAGCTGCGCGAAATGATCTACCAGATCACCGGACGACTCTATCAACTGGAAGCCGGTGTCCCTGCGACCCCGGAAATGCGTGTGGCCGTTCCCCGACGTCTCGAAGCTGAACCACTGACGCACATTGGACCCTACCCCGTGGTCGAGGTGCGGCGTGAAGACGGCGTGAAAATCATGCTGGAGAACGACAACTGGGCGCTGCTCCGCTTCTCTGGAACCGAGCCGGTGTTGCGTATGTTTGTCGAGGCAGACTCGCCGGAGAAAGCACAAGAACTACTGGATTGGCTCAAGGGTTTCGTAACCGCGTAG
- a CDS encoding SLC13 family permease: MMADIDTTSAIISLLVLVVVFLIGTVSKLQMGIAAVVAATIVGPLLFGESVSTIESGFPLSLFFTLIGVTYLFSIATNNGTVNWIVAQGLRLVGGHALWFPFVMFFVTALLTAIGAATPAAAAILMPIALSFARRNDLNPLPMAQAIIQGATAGSFSPMGVYGIIVDSVVMRSGEDLVALYKPLITWGLVFITSFIIFLITWLIYRQAPPANEDADPLEIENDRSVRSDLENHETSVERIVTIVGIALMAVLVLVFGLDVGLTALAVGAVLTLLFPKSAKGSVGQIAWPTILLVGGIVTYVSMLERQGIIEWIGHIAANLGDPKLATIIILLVGAIVSAFASTTGILGALIPLSVPFLVTVGGIPAAVSATMLIAALSVSSSAVDVSPFSTNGALAVANSSYQSEYVYRRLFVWCWILIFLIPLLTWAILILPPWEG; the protein is encoded by the coding sequence ATGATGGCTGACATAGACACTACTTCGGCGATCATCTCCCTGCTGGTCCTTGTCGTTGTCTTCCTCATCGGCACCGTCAGCAAGCTTCAGATGGGAATCGCCGCCGTTGTCGCCGCGACCATTGTCGGCCCCCTTCTGTTCGGAGAGTCGGTTTCAACGATCGAAAGCGGCTTCCCTCTCAGTCTCTTTTTCACCCTTATCGGCGTCACATACCTGTTCTCCATTGCCACAAATAACGGAACTGTCAACTGGATTGTTGCCCAGGGGTTGCGCCTGGTTGGAGGCCACGCACTCTGGTTCCCGTTCGTCATGTTCTTCGTGACCGCGCTACTAACAGCCATTGGCGCAGCAACCCCGGCGGCCGCGGCAATCCTGATGCCGATAGCCCTTAGCTTTGCCAGACGCAACGACCTGAACCCGCTTCCGATGGCGCAAGCAATCATTCAGGGGGCCACGGCGGGATCATTCTCTCCGATGGGTGTCTACGGAATAATCGTGGATTCCGTGGTGATGAGGTCGGGTGAAGACTTGGTCGCTCTCTACAAGCCGCTGATTACCTGGGGGCTTGTCTTCATCACCAGCTTCATAATCTTCCTGATCACCTGGCTGATATATAGACAGGCGCCGCCCGCAAACGAAGATGCCGATCCCCTCGAAATCGAAAACGACCGCTCCGTTCGAAGCGACCTAGAGAATCACGAAACTAGCGTCGAGCGCATTGTCACCATCGTGGGCATCGCACTGATGGCGGTCCTAGTCCTGGTCTTCGGCCTAGACGTTGGCCTCACCGCCCTGGCCGTCGGCGCGGTCCTTACCTTGCTCTTTCCAAAATCTGCCAAGGGAAGCGTCGGTCAGATCGCCTGGCCAACCATTCTTCTGGTTGGCGGCATCGTCACCTATGTCTCGATGCTCGAGCGACAGGGCATCATCGAGTGGATCGGCCACATCGCCGCGAACCTGGGCGACCCGAAACTAGCCACAATCATCATTTTGCTAGTTGGAGCAATCGTTTCAGCCTTTGCTTCCACAACCGGAATCCTGGGAGCTCTGATCCCATTGTCGGTTCCTTTCCTGGTCACAGTCGGCGGCATTCCGGCGGCGGTTAGTGCAACAATGCTGATCGCCGCCCTCTCCGTCTCTTCATCCGCCGTCGACGTCTCGCCCTTCTCCACAAACGGGGCGCTGGCGGTCGCCAACTCCTCGTATCAAAGCGAATATGTCTACCGGCGCCTGTTTGTCTGGTGCTGGATTCTGATCTTCTTGATTCCTCTTCTGACGTGGGCAATCCTGATCTTGCCGCCCTGGGAAGGATAG
- a CDS encoding NAD(P)-dependent oxidoreductase: protein MKILVTDSTELNFEVPEGVIVVPFDEELPIPAEHMDAEVVICWGAYPSLVCLRDMPNLGWVQSLSAGTDAFSRAGLPEGTILTSGRGLHDLTVTEHAVALLLALVRQIPDLVHAQDEHRWAQEKRGPKPVFDPERLTTLIGARVLIWGFGSIGQAMAPVLEALGCQVRGVAHESGERAGYQVLAVRDIHQALPETDALVMVLPSQPDTDGALSAEVLDLLPDRSVVCNVGRGSTIDEDALIRALKERRIAGAALDVMPVEPLPADSPLWDAPNCLLSPHIAGWRAYRAGELINYNFRAYIAGTPLKNEVKHLC from the coding sequence ATGAAGATTCTGGTAACAGACAGTACGGAGTTGAACTTCGAGGTTCCCGAAGGCGTAATCGTTGTTCCGTTCGATGAGGAGCTACCGATCCCAGCCGAGCACATGGATGCTGAGGTGGTGATCTGTTGGGGAGCTTATCCGTCCCTCGTCTGTTTGCGCGATATGCCGAATCTTGGGTGGGTGCAGTCGCTGTCGGCAGGGACGGACGCTTTCTCACGAGCGGGCCTGCCGGAAGGTACGATCCTGACGTCAGGTCGAGGGCTGCACGACCTAACTGTGACAGAGCACGCGGTTGCACTGCTGCTCGCTTTGGTTCGTCAGATCCCGGATCTGGTCCACGCGCAAGATGAGCATCGCTGGGCGCAAGAGAAACGAGGGCCTAAGCCGGTGTTTGATCCTGAGCGACTCACCACCCTGATTGGAGCTCGTGTCTTGATTTGGGGGTTCGGGTCGATTGGGCAGGCAATGGCTCCGGTGCTTGAGGCTCTCGGGTGTCAGGTTCGGGGAGTGGCGCACGAGTCCGGGGAACGCGCTGGATACCAGGTACTAGCTGTTCGCGACATCCACCAGGCCCTGCCGGAGACTGATGCGTTGGTGATGGTTCTACCCTCGCAGCCCGATACGGACGGGGCGCTGAGTGCCGAAGTTCTCGACCTTCTGCCGGACCGTTCGGTTGTTTGTAACGTCGGACGAGGTTCGACGATTGATGAAGATGCACTGATAAGAGCTCTGAAGGAGCGCCGCATCGCAGGTGCCGCCCTGGACGTGATGCCAGTGGAACCACTGCCGGCGGATTCGCCTCTTTGGGATGCTCCGAACTGCCTCCTCTCCCCACATATCGCGGGCTGGCGCGCATACAGAGCGGGCGAGCTGATCAACTACAACTTCAGGGCTTACATTGCGGGAACTCCACTCAAGAACGAAGTCAAGCATTTGTGCTAG
- a CDS encoding histidine phosphatase family protein: MRLFLVRHGQTTANVAGALDTALPGAELTDLGWQQAATLPERFEDVEIAHMAISDRTRTAQTASYLAKAINLDPVIDPDLREIGAGSLEMNTDIPSVRAYRSRVLEWSHGNLDEVMPGGESGHQVIDRFDRAIQRAHERADTPGALVIVAHGAIIRTWSRLRAGVTDLEEYPYVDNAGIVEMTDDEGTWQIKNWMKR; this comes from the coding sequence ATGCGACTCTTCCTAGTTAGACACGGACAAACCACGGCCAACGTTGCGGGAGCGCTGGACACGGCACTTCCCGGAGCCGAACTAACCGATTTGGGCTGGCAACAAGCGGCAACACTGCCGGAGCGATTCGAGGATGTCGAGATCGCCCACATGGCCATTTCGGATCGAACCCGAACAGCTCAGACCGCCAGCTATCTTGCCAAAGCGATCAACCTTGATCCGGTAATCGACCCAGACCTGCGAGAAATCGGGGCAGGTTCCCTTGAGATGAACACGGATATCCCTTCCGTTCGCGCCTATCGGTCGCGCGTGCTGGAGTGGTCTCACGGCAATCTTGATGAGGTCATGCCCGGCGGCGAGAGTGGACATCAGGTAATCGACCGTTTTGATCGGGCGATCCAGCGAGCTCATGAACGCGCAGACACCCCTGGCGCCCTGGTCATCGTGGCTCACGGTGCCATCATCCGAACTTGGTCGCGCCTACGCGCAGGCGTCACCGATCTCGAAGAATATCCCTACGTCGACAACGCGGGAATCGTTGAGATGACGGATGACGAAGGAACCTGGCAGATCAAGAACTGGATGAAGCGCTAA
- a CDS encoding NADPH-dependent oxidoreductase — translation MTSAADPGFPPEFPSIVEEPPVEGLVLNSTIETQLAHRTIRAFTDEPVAEDVMATLLDVARHTASSGFYQGLTILRIKDPQIRQRIYRSSGQPYVGAPQGELLVFVVDLSKTARVREAAGADLEPLGRTGAFLQGADDAVLAAQNVVVAAESLGLGTCLLGSIRTDPEDLIDAMKLPKYTFPLLGILIGHPNQNPQMKPRLPREITISVDTYPDFESAQYKQAWADYDQVIQEYYDLREGGKRQDTYTDQLIRKPGNPASEKADMLGALHAQGLCTH, via the coding sequence ATGACCTCCGCGGCCGACCCCGGATTTCCCCCTGAATTTCCCTCCATTGTTGAGGAGCCTCCGGTCGAGGGACTCGTGTTGAACTCGACAATCGAGACGCAACTAGCGCACCGCACTATTCGCGCTTTCACGGATGAACCTGTTGCGGAGGACGTGATGGCGACCCTGCTGGATGTCGCAAGGCACACGGCCTCGTCCGGTTTCTACCAGGGACTCACAATTCTTCGCATTAAGGATCCCCAGATACGACAGCGGATTTACAGGTCTTCCGGACAGCCATACGTTGGCGCTCCTCAGGGCGAACTGCTTGTCTTCGTTGTTGATTTGAGCAAGACCGCCCGCGTGCGCGAAGCGGCTGGAGCGGATCTTGAGCCGCTGGGCCGCACTGGCGCGTTCTTGCAGGGTGCCGATGACGCGGTGTTGGCAGCCCAGAACGTAGTTGTCGCCGCCGAGAGTCTAGGTCTTGGCACCTGCCTTCTCGGTTCGATTCGTACGGACCCCGAAGATTTGATCGACGCAATGAAGCTTCCTAAATACACTTTCCCCCTGCTAGGGATATTAATCGGGCACCCGAACCAGAATCCGCAAATGAAGCCTCGCCTCCCTCGCGAAATCACCATCTCGGTTGACACGTATCCCGATTTTGAATCCGCCCAGTACAAGCAGGCCTGGGCCGACTACGACCAGGTGATTCAGGAGTACTACGACCTTCGTGAGGGCGGAAAGCGGCAGGATACCTACACCGACCAGCTGATCCGGAAGCCGGGCAATCCCGCATCCGAGAAAGCGGACATGCTCGGCGCCCTGCACGCGCAGGGCCTCTGCACTCACTAA
- a CDS encoding sulfite exporter TauE/SafE family protein, whose translation MDNAGSGKQTRTAAQIVGLILLGIAAGFLSGMFGVGGGIIIVPGLMAIAGFSQRLASGTSLATIVPLASVGVISYASHGSVSWIGALLLALGAIAGAQLGTWLLVRISRKPLQIFFALFMVAAIVSLFMVVPSRDATLTIDWPVGIGLVALGFVTGTLSGLLGVGGGIVVVPALMLFFGVSDLIAKGTSLLVMIPTALTGTVSNFKRKNVDLAAAAIVGLPACATTYLGSLAASAAPPEIANIFFAIFLAFVAAQLLWKALRAPKTN comes from the coding sequence GTGGACAACGCTGGATCAGGGAAGCAGACCAGGACAGCTGCACAGATAGTTGGCCTGATCCTTCTCGGAATTGCCGCCGGTTTCCTTTCTGGAATGTTTGGTGTTGGCGGAGGAATCATCATTGTTCCCGGCCTAATGGCCATTGCGGGATTCTCACAGCGACTCGCTTCAGGAACTTCACTTGCAACAATCGTGCCGCTTGCTTCGGTTGGGGTTATTTCTTATGCATCCCACGGCTCGGTCTCCTGGATTGGAGCCTTACTCCTGGCTCTTGGAGCCATTGCCGGAGCTCAGCTAGGCACTTGGCTGCTGGTTCGAATCAGCCGGAAGCCCCTCCAGATATTCTTCGCCCTTTTCATGGTCGCAGCGATTGTCAGCCTGTTCATGGTTGTGCCGTCACGCGATGCTACCTTGACTATCGACTGGCCCGTCGGGATCGGTCTGGTTGCTCTTGGATTCGTGACGGGAACCCTCTCCGGTCTGCTGGGCGTTGGCGGAGGCATAGTGGTGGTACCCGCACTCATGCTCTTTTTTGGCGTCTCTGACTTGATCGCCAAGGGGACATCTCTACTGGTGATGATCCCGACGGCGCTAACCGGCACGGTATCCAACTTCAAACGGAAAAACGTTGACCTTGCTGCGGCAGCCATTGTCGGGCTTCCAGCCTGCGCAACAACCTATCTCGGGTCCCTCGCAGCATCCGCTGCACCTCCCGAAATTGCAAATATCTTCTTCGCGATCTTCTTGGCGTTCGTCGCTGCGCAGCTTTTGTGGAAGGCTCTCCGCGCTCCAAAGACCAACTAG
- a CDS encoding HNH endonuclease family protein, with amino-acid sequence MIFENHRYPRRSASGLRTGHLWRNTLVFAIAIGVVAWLLVPGIGPNILQLPEVQGPWSRAGAGNNPDLLADLDSLSIRGRTDVPDYRRTEFGDGWADLDGDGCSTRNEVLARDLTEITYRESSNPCVVDTGVLDDPYSSGLIDFQRGEQTSQEVQIDHVVPLADAWYSGAWRWDPPTRYQFANDPLNLLAVDGGANFEKGAKTADQWLPSNKDFQCEYVGRQVTVKHRYALSVTPAEAKAMRRVISKCPTLNVSTWD; translated from the coding sequence ATGATCTTCGAAAACCACAGATACCCGCGCCGATCTGCCAGCGGCCTCCGCACCGGGCACCTGTGGCGCAATACCCTCGTTTTTGCTATCGCGATAGGAGTTGTTGCCTGGCTTCTGGTCCCGGGGATCGGCCCGAATATCCTCCAACTGCCGGAAGTGCAGGGCCCATGGTCTCGGGCCGGGGCCGGTAATAACCCCGATCTGTTGGCCGACCTGGATTCGCTCAGCATTCGAGGACGAACCGACGTTCCAGACTACCGCCGAACCGAGTTCGGAGACGGATGGGCGGACCTGGACGGGGACGGATGTTCGACACGAAACGAAGTCCTCGCCCGCGATCTTACTGAGATTACATACCGAGAAAGCAGTAATCCGTGCGTAGTGGACACCGGCGTGCTTGATGACCCGTACTCGTCAGGACTGATTGACTTCCAACGGGGTGAGCAGACGTCGCAGGAGGTGCAGATAGACCACGTGGTTCCTCTTGCTGACGCCTGGTATTCGGGAGCGTGGCGGTGGGATCCCCCCACTCGTTATCAGTTTGCGAACGATCCGCTGAATCTGCTCGCAGTCGATGGTGGGGCAAACTTTGAGAAAGGAGCAAAGACGGCAGACCAGTGGCTTCCCTCCAACAAAGACTTCCAGTGCGAGTACGTCGGGCGACAGGTGACCGTGAAGCACCGCTATGCGCTTTCTGTAACGCCAGCTGAGGCCAAAGCAATGAGGCGGGTTATTAGCAAGTGTCCAACTCTGAATGTGAGCACTTGGGACTGA
- a CDS encoding SOS response-associated peptidase — MCGRFTLYADDQELVRLFDIDVVEGEHGESFNEAPSQLIRSVRTKSDEQRELDLMKWGLVPFWAKDSFKPLINARAETVTEKSAFKTATSRRRCLIPTNGYYEWKVEADGKKQPYFLSLATDDGTSAAPGAEPIVAMAGIFDWPTREEREKEPEWEQGELGVEKRLRSIPAPTSAVITRAATDTLGHIHDRMPLFIPTSAWSDWLNPELTDLGDIRALIDQIGTPPIVTRRVGKAVGNVRNNRPDLILPAVDPE; from the coding sequence ATGTGTGGACGATTCACCCTGTATGCGGACGACCAAGAACTAGTTCGCCTATTCGACATCGACGTGGTTGAGGGCGAGCATGGAGAGTCTTTCAATGAGGCACCCTCCCAACTGATCCGATCCGTACGAACCAAGTCTGATGAGCAGCGCGAACTGGATCTCATGAAGTGGGGCCTGGTCCCATTCTGGGCCAAAGACTCCTTCAAACCCCTGATCAACGCAAGAGCAGAAACGGTCACGGAGAAGTCAGCGTTCAAAACAGCGACGTCAAGACGGCGCTGCCTGATTCCAACCAACGGTTACTACGAGTGGAAAGTTGAAGCAGACGGAAAGAAGCAGCCGTACTTTCTATCGCTCGCAACCGATGACGGCACTTCGGCAGCTCCGGGGGCGGAGCCTATAGTCGCCATGGCCGGGATTTTCGACTGGCCGACTCGCGAGGAACGCGAGAAGGAACCCGAGTGGGAGCAGGGAGAGCTCGGTGTGGAGAAGAGGTTGCGGTCAATACCCGCTCCTACCAGCGCTGTTATTACGCGGGCTGCGACCGACACGCTAGGCCACATTCATGACCGAATGCCACTGTTTATTCCGACGAGTGCGTGGAGTGACTGGCTGAACCCAGAGTTGACAGACCTGGGCGATATTCGCGCGCTAATAGACCAGATTGGGACACCACCAATCGTGACGCGACGTGTGGGCAAAGCTGTGGGAAACGTGAGAAACAACCGACCTGACCTTATCCTTCCCGCAGTTGATCCCGAATAG
- a CDS encoding trimeric intracellular cation channel family protein: MQDINVVAVHDLFRTIDLIGVLLNGILGGKLARQKHFDAVGFVILAVMSAMAGGIIRDVMLQTPPVAITDPLYISTALVGAAIAFFWKLKNRFWVVALIVADGVVLGAWAATGAMKTMSFGYGVMPALLLGITTAIGGGMIRDITAGNVPTVFGGNNLYATPALVSAGIMVTMYSLGLPMWGMVLATVIGSSFTVLAHWRKWQLPVHTDWSLSITPAQLRRLLNTRSGFPHRGGNPPEDLANLKRELDEVDEEN; encoded by the coding sequence GTGCAAGACATCAACGTCGTGGCGGTTCATGATCTGTTCCGTACCATCGATTTGATTGGGGTGCTACTAAACGGAATCCTCGGTGGCAAGCTGGCTCGTCAAAAGCACTTTGATGCAGTTGGCTTCGTGATCCTCGCCGTGATGTCTGCTATGGCCGGGGGCATAATCCGCGACGTAATGCTACAGACGCCCCCCGTCGCCATTACGGACCCGCTCTACATTTCCACCGCCTTAGTTGGAGCCGCCATCGCGTTCTTTTGGAAGCTGAAGAACCGCTTTTGGGTCGTCGCGTTGATCGTTGCTGACGGAGTCGTTCTGGGGGCGTGGGCCGCGACCGGGGCCATGAAGACTATGTCATTCGGATACGGGGTGATGCCAGCACTCCTGCTGGGTATCACCACTGCCATCGGCGGGGGAATGATCCGCGACATAACTGCGGGAAATGTGCCCACAGTCTTTGGAGGCAACAACCTATATGCCACTCCCGCCCTGGTATCGGCGGGGATCATGGTAACGATGTACTCCCTCGGTCTTCCGATGTGGGGAATGGTTTTGGCAACCGTCATTGGATCTTCCTTTACCGTTCTGGCGCACTGGAGGAAGTGGCAGCTACCGGTTCACACTGACTGGAGTCTCTCCATCACTCCAGCACAGCTGCGTCGTCTGCTAAACACGCGCTCTGGTTTTCCGCATCGAGGCGGTAACCCGCCCGAAGACCTCGCGAACCTGAAGCGAGAGTTGGACGAAGTAGACGAGGAGAACTAG